One segment of Pontibacter akesuensis DNA contains the following:
- a CDS encoding sensor histidine kinase has product MQRTILKININNELDVVLAYKRAMQLSERLGMQQANQTKFATAVSEICRNVVEHVGSGGIQFSMLDEVGVNYLEALITDRGRGIGNLPSILASHTFMSGSRGSGISNSRKLVDVFDIQSDSEKGTRVMLRKKLPSLGAAVSKAVLDNWTTEFEEDADISPYAEIKKQNMQLLEVMEKLHLQNLEAEQQLLEIRRLNVQLQQSNQDISQLLEDRDRKNRMLEEINQNLDAFAHTVTHDLRAPLQNIDGISTALEACIQTNHLDEAQVMLPMLRHQTQKMDRLITGILAYSLAGHQSIAKKVLDLQVLVPQVISSLDVPPSITFELADELPILYSQEIYLYQVFSNLIGNAIKYYDKPDQGLIRISFESGKEWLHFSVEDNGPGIPQEVQHQIFFMYEIGKAIPRADSSGLGLSIIRKIIEEKGGKVWVESSGRGSRFSFTWPAQELVNEV; this is encoded by the coding sequence ATGCAGCGCACCATACTTAAGATCAACATCAACAACGAGCTGGATGTAGTGCTGGCTTACAAGCGCGCCATGCAGCTGTCGGAGCGGCTCGGAATGCAGCAGGCCAACCAAACCAAGTTTGCCACGGCCGTGTCTGAGATCTGCCGCAACGTGGTGGAGCACGTGGGCAGCGGCGGCATTCAGTTCAGTATGCTGGACGAAGTCGGGGTAAATTACCTAGAGGCGCTCATTACGGACAGGGGCCGGGGCATCGGCAACCTTCCTTCCATACTTGCCAGCCACACCTTTATGAGTGGCAGCCGCGGCTCAGGCATCAGCAACTCCAGAAAGCTGGTGGATGTGTTTGATATACAAAGCGATTCGGAGAAAGGAACGCGGGTGATGCTGCGCAAAAAGCTGCCCTCGCTCGGAGCGGCCGTCTCAAAAGCAGTGCTGGACAACTGGACAACCGAATTTGAGGAGGATGCAGATATATCGCCCTACGCTGAGATAAAAAAGCAGAACATGCAACTGCTGGAGGTGATGGAAAAGCTGCACCTGCAGAACCTGGAGGCCGAGCAGCAACTGCTTGAGATCCGCCGCCTGAACGTGCAGTTGCAGCAGTCGAACCAGGACATCAGCCAGCTGCTGGAGGACCGCGACAGAAAGAACCGCATGCTCGAGGAAATCAACCAGAACCTGGATGCCTTTGCCCACACCGTGACACACGACCTGCGTGCGCCGCTGCAAAACATCGACGGCATCAGCACCGCCCTGGAAGCCTGCATCCAGACCAACCACCTGGATGAGGCCCAGGTAATGCTCCCGATGCTGCGCCACCAGACACAGAAAATGGACCGGCTCATTACCGGCATCTTGGCTTACTCGCTGGCGGGCCACCAAAGTATAGCCAAAAAGGTACTGGACCTACAGGTGCTGGTACCCCAAGTCATCAGCTCACTCGATGTACCTCCCTCCATCACCTTTGAGCTTGCGGACGAACTGCCCATACTTTACTCGCAGGAGATTTACCTGTACCAGGTATTCAGCAACCTGATTGGCAATGCCATCAAGTATTACGATAAACCTGACCAAGGCTTGATCCGGATCAGTTTTGAGTCAGGAAAGGAGTGGCTGCATTTTTCAGTGGAGGACAACGGCCCGGGAATACCACAGGAGGTGCAACATCAAATCTTCTTTATGTATGAAATAGGCAAAGCTATTCCGCGCGCTGACAGTTCAGGGCTTGGCTTGTCTATCATCCGGAAAATAATTGAGGAAAAGGGAGGCAAAGTATGGGTAGAATCATCGGGACGCGGAAGCCGCTTTTCCTTTACATGGCCCGCCCAGGAACTTGTGAACGAAGTATAA
- a CDS encoding response regulator: MQPYNTPLDLVLLVDDDDTTNFLNQRLLREMQVSKEVRILKNGKEAIDYLTKAYGPEPDPAYKQPDIIFLDIKMPVMDGFTFLEQYQKSGIDEANLVIILMLTSSASFYDLEKLKSYKKVKKHFSKSLTKHDVREVMQEFFRIKQI, translated from the coding sequence ATGCAGCCTTATAACACGCCGCTTGACCTTGTACTGCTGGTAGACGATGACGATACCACAAACTTTCTGAACCAGCGCCTTCTGCGCGAAATGCAGGTATCCAAGGAGGTTCGGATACTCAAAAACGGGAAGGAAGCGATAGACTATCTAACCAAGGCATACGGTCCTGAGCCAGACCCAGCGTATAAGCAGCCGGATATTATTTTCCTGGATATTAAAATGCCTGTGATGGACGGCTTCACGTTTCTGGAGCAGTACCAGAAAAGCGGAATAGATGAGGCGAATCTGGTGATCATCCTGATGCTTACCTCCTCCGCCAGTTTCTACGACCTGGAGAAGCTAAAGAGCTACAAAAAGGTAAAGAAGCATTTTTCCAAGTCGCTCACCAAGCACGATGTGCGGGAGGTGATGCAGGAGTTCTTCCGGATAAAGCAAATATAG
- a CDS encoding sll1863 family stress response protein codes for MDRYPLKPEHMRAPEHLTKGEVQKSLDELDHKIKTLKGRLNATTADSSNNYQQHIEALEKKRALIAQKIGDSQNESQHWKDLHDNIGNLHNDADNMLK; via the coding sequence ATGGATAGATACCCTTTGAAACCCGAGCATATGCGCGCACCTGAGCACCTGACAAAGGGCGAGGTGCAGAAGAGCCTGGATGAGTTGGATCATAAAATAAAGACGCTCAAGGGCAGGCTAAACGCCACCACTGCCGATTCCAGCAACAACTACCAGCAGCACATAGAGGCGCTGGAAAAGAAACGGGCGCTCATTGCCCAGAAAATCGGCGATTCTCAAAACGAATCGCAGCACTGGAAAGACCTGCACGACAACATCGGCAACCTGCACAACGATGCAGACAATATGCTGAAATAG
- the paaN gene encoding phenylacetic acid degradation protein PaaN encodes MNLNLMDKHQEIIDKAVQALHERTFFAQYPENPQPDVYGENADKEGREKYKTHLNSKFEELLQENPESWVGQEESPYEQQPLGVTYPFFSPETLVSRADEAYHQWRKVSPADRASLLVESLERMKTRFFEIAYATMHTTGQAYMMSFQASGPHAADRALEAIASGFEEQTRFPESTEWEKPMGKYNLKLNKSWRAVPKGVGLVIGCSTFPTWNTVPGMFASLVTGNPVIVKPHPKAVLPIAIVVAEVQKVLQENGLNPNICQLAVDADDRLITKDLAEHPKVKLIDYTGGNEFGNYVEGLPGKVTFTEKTGVNSIILDSMDDLDKVAQNLAFSVTLYSGQMCTAPQNFFVPETGVKVGGEQVPYEEVVEKIAGAVTALVNNPKAAPHILGAIQNPATTERLKGAKSANSREVLSSCDFENPVFANARTCTPVIYEVDATDKESYSRELFGPVVLIIKTKSTDQSIEIAKEMATNHGAISCGAYTTDSEIKEKIMDEMSLAGTPVSFNLTGGIYVNQNASFSDFHVTGGNPAGNASFTNPEFVIKRFTWVGFREPVQG; translated from the coding sequence ATGAACTTAAATTTGATGGACAAGCATCAAGAGATAATCGATAAGGCGGTGCAGGCATTGCACGAGCGTACGTTCTTCGCGCAATACCCGGAAAACCCACAGCCTGACGTGTATGGCGAGAATGCTGACAAAGAGGGACGCGAGAAATATAAAACGCACCTTAACAGCAAGTTTGAGGAGCTGTTGCAGGAAAACCCGGAAAGCTGGGTAGGGCAGGAGGAGTCGCCGTATGAGCAGCAGCCGTTGGGCGTAACGTATCCTTTCTTCTCGCCCGAAACGCTGGTGAGCCGTGCTGACGAAGCCTACCACCAATGGCGAAAGGTATCGCCGGCCGACCGTGCCTCCCTGCTGGTGGAGTCGCTGGAGCGGATGAAGACGCGCTTCTTCGAAATCGCCTATGCCACCATGCACACCACGGGACAAGCTTACATGATGTCGTTTCAGGCCTCAGGACCGCATGCTGCCGACAGAGCGCTGGAAGCGATTGCCTCTGGCTTTGAGGAGCAGACGCGCTTCCCGGAAAGCACCGAGTGGGAGAAGCCGATGGGCAAGTATAACCTGAAGCTGAACAAAAGCTGGAGAGCTGTGCCGAAAGGCGTGGGGCTCGTAATCGGCTGCTCTACCTTCCCGACCTGGAACACCGTGCCGGGCATGTTTGCCAGCCTTGTAACCGGCAACCCGGTTATCGTCAAGCCACACCCGAAGGCCGTGCTGCCAATTGCCATCGTGGTGGCTGAGGTGCAGAAGGTGCTGCAGGAAAACGGCCTGAACCCGAATATTTGCCAATTGGCGGTGGATGCCGATGACCGCCTGATCACAAAGGACCTGGCAGAGCACCCGAAGGTGAAGCTGATAGATTATACAGGTGGCAACGAATTCGGCAACTATGTGGAGGGCCTTCCGGGCAAGGTTACCTTCACCGAGAAAACCGGCGTTAACTCCATCATCCTGGATTCTATGGATGACCTGGACAAGGTAGCGCAGAATCTTGCCTTTTCTGTTACTTTATACTCCGGGCAGATGTGCACGGCGCCGCAGAACTTCTTCGTGCCTGAAACAGGCGTGAAAGTGGGTGGCGAGCAGGTGCCGTATGAGGAAGTGGTGGAGAAAATTGCCGGTGCCGTAACAGCGCTGGTCAACAACCCGAAGGCAGCGCCGCACATACTTGGCGCCATCCAGAACCCGGCAACTACGGAGCGTTTAAAAGGTGCTAAATCGGCGAACAGCCGCGAGGTGCTCAGCTCCTGCGATTTTGAAAATCCGGTGTTTGCCAACGCCCGCACCTGCACGCCTGTTATCTACGAGGTGGATGCCACCGACAAGGAGAGCTACAGCCGTGAGCTATTCGGCCCGGTAGTGCTGATCATCAAGACAAAAAGCACGGACCAATCCATTGAGATTGCCAAAGAGATGGCCACTAACCATGGTGCTATTTCCTGCGGCGCCTATACTACTGATTCGGAGATAAAGGAGAAGATAATGGATGAGATGAGCCTAGCGGGAACGCCAGTGTCGTTTAACCTGACGGGGGGCATTTACGTGAACCAGAACGCCAGTTTCTCCGACTTCCACGTAACAGGTGGAAACCCGGCGGGCAATGCCTCTTTCACCAACCCTGAGTTTGTGATCAAGCGCTTTACCTGGGTTGGCTTCCGTGAGCCGGTGCAAGGCTAG